The proteins below are encoded in one region of Drosophila santomea strain STO CAGO 1482 chromosome 3R, Prin_Dsan_1.1, whole genome shotgun sequence:
- the LOC120454696 gene encoding C2 domain-containing protein 5 isoform X2, protein MPGKVGVKIKAARNLPVMDKSSETTDAFVEIKLASVTHKTDVFRKSLNPTWNTDWFRFEVDDAELQDEPLQIRLMDYDTYSANDAIGKVNISLNPLCLESSSQAVHGKGTVLSGWIPVFDTMHGIRGEINVIVKVDLFSDVNKFRQSSCGIPFFHSQCVPFGYRAQVIHGFVEELVVNDDPEYQWIDKIRTPRASNEARQVVFLKLSGQVQRRMGLKAINMGANAVIGYTQCFDLEGDVGVVARGIGTAVTLIKDTSTSQPNSADVALIEESSSELQQQPCSIGAAASTGPSNIPTTVEGSSPNLKRFASPVSNSRLKLTPSPSKSGISATTNADSASTSTASTATTMVPATVGEICRRSSDSDLSVTPKGNSICVASERLVAATAMMRLTQPSVGAKPGTAADSLDMLEYPFLTMTKYPTGFILHLGATVAARSVKLLERVPNPDEPEVRDSWWTELRMEIRSHARSLGCNVVLGYAETTTISDDVCVLSATGTAAVINMVFNRSVSQTDIFTMSKATASVAAMTNSVEDGNGSTAGDTSIGKDSGSLGTGNSSGGKRYGLPPLNGPRNACAICHIPYNLSSVPFNVKMKKCAVCRKGRVPDVLLATLEVPEFMQVTGRGCFMQAQVVRAKRDLRAELNAKEISDGLPFLEYELHRVLINKLKAKGMNAIFGLRTQVAIGERMIALIATGTALFLTALPVPQVPKIVAGNSWTDKQKLNELQKKLQETFERNQEIYQLKSLDPDLVANAGGVPTTGASGDKQSDTDDSDEEEMNEIDLNCGNKELCVLEVDDIEDLEIISLLMEPYPPEGFHVVNTQQVPGMLEMDTVKNLQMFTQVWRARLEVGQSVNGFPKHFQRLLQTIYFKLRTMIPCAICDLRFRLDLPETDQIQLLVTGMAMGLSDANRMKYRGRGRPAQQQQQQQQQQQQQQPAPQQQNGFHDGTVHATQSQPELHGKRMLQEEDYIFPLDEDQMVDTPTPTSTAIPPFGMSSFKMRKTSPSRLNNLVSGLPSTGVKPLNVGSVPRSRYFPLRDRYGVDVTPLSFIPGGRIDKYLGNLNFFFIRESTSIRENGGISGFVHGFITELLAVVRAHIASLGGNAMVSFYITELMLFDNQHKNQGQCLISIGGDAVYVSYHADD, encoded by the exons ATGCCGGGCAAGGTGGGGGTGAAGATTAAGGCGGCGCGCAACCTGCCCGTGATGGACAAAAGCAGCGAAACCACGGACGCCTTCGTGGAGATCAAACTGGCCTCGGTGACCCACAAGACGGATGTCTTCCGCAAGAGTTTGAATCCCACCTGGAATACCGATTG GTTCCGTTTCGAGGTGGACGATGCTGAGCTCCAGGATGAGCCCCTGCAAATTCGCCTGATGGACTACGACACGTACTCTGCGAACGATGCGATCGGAAAGGTCAACATCAGTTTGAATCCTCTGTGCCTTGAGAGCTCTAGTCAGGCGGTGCACGGCAAGGGCACTGTGCTATCCGGCTGGATTCCCGTATTTGACACTATGCACGGCATCCGCGGCGAGATCAATGTGATTGTTAAGGTGGATCTGTTCTCGGACGTCAACAAGTTTCGGCAGAGCTCCTGCGGCATCCCGTTCTTCCACT CTCAGTGTGTGCCATTTGGCTACCGCGCCCAGGTGATTCATGGCTTTGTTGAGGAATTAGTGGTCAATGACGATCCGGAGTACCAGTGGATCGACAAAATACGCACCCCGCGCGCTTCCAACGAGGCTCGCCAGGTGGTTTTTCTCAAGTTGTCTGGTCAAGTGCAGCGGAGAATGGGCCTTAAGGCTATTAATATGGGTGCTAATGCCGTCATCGGTTATACCCAGTGCTTCGATCTGGAGGGCGACGTGGGTGTGGTGGCCCGAGGCATTGGAACGGCTGTCACGCTGATCAAGGACACCAGCACAAGTCAGCCAAACAGTGCGGATGTGGCTCTAATCGAAGA ATCCAGCTCCGAGCTCCAACAGCAACCCTGTTCCATAGGAGCAGCCGCAAGCACTGGACCGTCCAATATACCCACAACGGTGGAGGGTAGCAGTCCCAATTTGAAACGCTTCGCCTCGCCGGTGAGCAACAGTCGTCTAAAGTTGACGCCTAGTCCCTCGAAAAGCGGCATTTCGGCGACAACGAATGCGGATAGCGCATCCACTTCTACCGCCTCGACGGCCACAACAATGGTGCCGGCCACCGTCGGCGAGATCTGCCGCAGATCGTCCGACTCCGACCTTAGTGTCACGCCCAAAG GAAACTCCATATGTGTGGCTAGTGAGCGTCTGGTGGCCGCCACGGCGATGATGCGTTTAACGCAGCCGTCGGTGGGAGCCAAACCTGGAACGGCGGCCGACAGTCTGGATATGTTGGAGTATCCCTTCCTGACCATGACAAAATACCCAACGGGATTCATACTTCATTTGGGCGCAACGGTGGCGGCACGTTCCGTCAAACTGCTGGAGCGTGTGCCCAATCCGGATGAGCCGGAAGTACGAGACAGCTGGTGGACGGAGCTGCGAATGGAGATCCGATCGCATGCCCGATCCCTGGGCTGTAATGTGGTGCTAGGTTATGCCGAAACCACCACCATATC TGACGATGTCTGCGTTTTATCTGCCACTGGAACGGCGGCAGTGATTAACATGGTGTTCAATCGATCTGTATCGCAAACCGATATCTTTACCATGTCAAAAGCAACCGCCAGCGTTGCGGCCATGACGAATTCCGTGGAGGACGGAAATGGAAGCACCGCCGGGGATACGAGCATTGGCAAGGACAGCGGTTCCCTGGGCACCGGCAACAGTTCGGGAGGTAAACGCTATGGACTTCCCCCGCTCAATGGACCCCGGAATGCCTGTGCCATCTGCCACATACCCTACAACCTAAGTTCGGTGCCTTTCAATGTGAAGATGAAGAAGTGTGCGGTGTGCCGCAAGGGAAGAGTTCCGGATGTACTGCTCGCCACGCTGGAAGTGCCCGAGTTTATGCAGGTTACCGGAAGGGGTTGCTTCATGCAGGCCCAAGTGGTGCGCGCCAAAAGAGATCTGCGCGCGGAGCTGAACGCCAAAGAAATATCGGATGGTCTACCCTTCTTGGAGTACGAACTTCATCGAGTGCTGATTAACAAGCTGAAGGCCAAGGGCATGAATGCCATTTTCGGACTACGCACACAAGTTGCCATTGGCGAGCGTATGATAGCGTTGATAGCCACGGGAACGGCTCTATTTCTCACAGCTTTACCGGTGCCGCAGGTACCAAAGATCGTGGCAGGCAACTCGTGGACCGACAAGCAAAAGCTTAATGAGTTGCAGAAGAAATTACAAGAAACGTTTGAACGCAACCAGGAGATATACCAGCTGAAAAGCTTGGATCCGGATTTGGTAGCCAATGCCGGAGGAGTACCAACCACAGGCGCCTCTGGCGATAAACAATCGGATACAGACGACTCTGATGAAGAGGAGATGAACGAGATCGATCTGAACTGTGGCAACAAGGAGTTGTGTGTCCTGGAAGTGGACGATATAGAAGACTTGGAAATCATATCGCTATTAATGGAGCCATATCCGCCGGAAGGCTTCCATGTGGTCAATACGCAGCAGGTGCCGGGAATGCTGGAAATGGATACAGTCAAGAATCTGCAGATGTTCACCCAAGTGTGGCGCGCTCGACTCGAGGTGGGCCAAAGTGTAAACGGATTTCCCAAACACTTTCAGAG ACTGTTGCAGACCATTTACTTCAAGCTACGCACCATGATACCCTGTGCTATTTGCGATCTTCGTTTCCGACTAGATCTGCCAGAGACG GATCAAATTCAATTGCTAGTCACTGGCATGGCTATGGGCTTGAGCGATGCCAACAGAATGAAGTACCGCGGACGTGGACGACCggctcagcagcagcagcagcagcagcagcagcagcagcagcagcagccggcACCTCAACAGCAGAACGGATTTCATGATGGCACAGTGCACGCCACACAATCCCAGCCAGAGTTACACGGAAAACGAATGCTGCAAGAGGAGGATTACATATTTCCGTTGGACGAGGATCAGATGGTGGACACACCCACGCCGACCAGCACCGCTATTCCGCCATTCGGAATGAGCTCATTTAAAATGCGAAAAACTTCGCCATCGCGTCTTAACAACCTCGTTTCGGGATTGCCTTCAACCGGAGTCAAGCCGTTGAACGTTGGATCGGTTCCACGTAGCCGTTAT TTTCCTCTGCGCGATCGTTATGGAGTGGATGTGACACCACTGAGTTTCATACCCGGTGGTCGTATAGATAAATATTTGGGCAACCTGAACTTCTTCTTTATTCGGGAGAGCACCTCGATCCGGGAAAATGGCGGCATCAGCGGATTTGTCCATGGCTTTATTACCGAACTGCTGGCTGTAGTGAGGGCTCACATCGCTTCGCTAGGCGGAAATGCTATGGTCTCTTTTTACATCACCGAACTCATGTTGTTCGATAATCAGCACAAAAATCAG GGCCAGTGCCTGATTAGCATCGGTGGCGATGCTGTCTATGTGAGCTACCATGCCGATGACTGA
- the LOC120454696 gene encoding C2 domain-containing protein 5 isoform X1 — protein MPGKVGVKIKAARNLPVMDKSSETTDAFVEIKLASVTHKTDVFRKSLNPTWNTDWFRFEVDDAELQDEPLQIRLMDYDTYSANDAIGKVNISLNPLCLESSSQAVHGKGTVLSGWIPVFDTMHGIRGEINVIVKVDLFSDVNKFRQSSCGIPFFHSQCVPFGYRAQVIHGFVEELVVNDDPEYQWIDKIRTPRASNEARQVVFLKLSGQVQRRMGLKAINMGANAVIGYTQCFDLEGDVGVVARGIGTAVTLIKDTSTSQPNSADVALIEELTQKYLDFLNCAGASSSSLPLSGRTPQYRLNIYREPSSSAPSSAAAAAAATMFYLESASSDTEDAELMQNLIKQEDERGDRIREKKLRHRMRRLTLSSSKIFSQKYATLIRRIEPKIPENATQSLSSIFGGATAATSSFRRRRKSRFAASTSKSSIPPFITRSISSDSNVRPGHMPVKSFLTVPGLMEYQENTRSAPDLPGDEFQARTRPTSNYSTESEDSLQLDLEIGPPESNGEDSPEEEEDLQDNWIKPGETRSCENSQQDLGPSHHNLLDDLKGFSRRLQKLMHLSPKCSELENRPKHPFVPSLERKPYYSSQPELPSCSNDWLGSNLSGSSSMLQLNFLPSYEKTMQRSASLNHLVAPDNDTPVPPKTLLLKAPELRVCPSTPTPTQSNLVVFDYNNSPCLTQLDQSVNISNSTNHSNHNNESSLLAPFAIRQQQPPLRVIRSSSELQQQPCSIGAAASTGPSNIPTTVEGSSPNLKRFASPVSNSRLKLTPSPSKSGISATTNADSASTSTASTATTMVPATVGEICRRSSDSDLSVTPKGNSICVASERLVAATAMMRLTQPSVGAKPGTAADSLDMLEYPFLTMTKYPTGFILHLGATVAARSVKLLERVPNPDEPEVRDSWWTELRMEIRSHARSLGCNVVLGYAETTTISDDVCVLSATGTAAVINMVFNRSVSQTDIFTMSKATASVAAMTNSVEDGNGSTAGDTSIGKDSGSLGTGNSSGGKRYGLPPLNGPRNACAICHIPYNLSSVPFNVKMKKCAVCRKGRVPDVLLATLEVPEFMQVTGRGCFMQAQVVRAKRDLRAELNAKEISDGLPFLEYELHRVLINKLKAKGMNAIFGLRTQVAIGERMIALIATGTALFLTALPVPQVPKIVAGNSWTDKQKLNELQKKLQETFERNQEIYQLKSLDPDLVANAGGVPTTGASGDKQSDTDDSDEEEMNEIDLNCGNKELCVLEVDDIEDLEIISLLMEPYPPEGFHVVNTQQVPGMLEMDTVKNLQMFTQVWRARLEVGQSVNGFPKHFQRLLQTIYFKLRTMIPCAICDLRFRLDLPETDQIQLLVTGMAMGLSDANRMKYRGRGRPAQQQQQQQQQQQQQQPAPQQQNGFHDGTVHATQSQPELHGKRMLQEEDYIFPLDEDQMVDTPTPTSTAIPPFGMSSFKMRKTSPSRLNNLVSGLPSTGVKPLNVGSVPRSRYFPLRDRYGVDVTPLSFIPGGRIDKYLGNLNFFFIRESTSIRENGGISGFVHGFITELLAVVRAHIASLGGNAMVSFYITELMLFDNQHKNQGQCLISIGGDAVYVSYHADD, from the exons ATGCCGGGCAAGGTGGGGGTGAAGATTAAGGCGGCGCGCAACCTGCCCGTGATGGACAAAAGCAGCGAAACCACGGACGCCTTCGTGGAGATCAAACTGGCCTCGGTGACCCACAAGACGGATGTCTTCCGCAAGAGTTTGAATCCCACCTGGAATACCGATTG GTTCCGTTTCGAGGTGGACGATGCTGAGCTCCAGGATGAGCCCCTGCAAATTCGCCTGATGGACTACGACACGTACTCTGCGAACGATGCGATCGGAAAGGTCAACATCAGTTTGAATCCTCTGTGCCTTGAGAGCTCTAGTCAGGCGGTGCACGGCAAGGGCACTGTGCTATCCGGCTGGATTCCCGTATTTGACACTATGCACGGCATCCGCGGCGAGATCAATGTGATTGTTAAGGTGGATCTGTTCTCGGACGTCAACAAGTTTCGGCAGAGCTCCTGCGGCATCCCGTTCTTCCACT CTCAGTGTGTGCCATTTGGCTACCGCGCCCAGGTGATTCATGGCTTTGTTGAGGAATTAGTGGTCAATGACGATCCGGAGTACCAGTGGATCGACAAAATACGCACCCCGCGCGCTTCCAACGAGGCTCGCCAGGTGGTTTTTCTCAAGTTGTCTGGTCAAGTGCAGCGGAGAATGGGCCTTAAGGCTATTAATATGGGTGCTAATGCCGTCATCGGTTATACCCAGTGCTTCGATCTGGAGGGCGACGTGGGTGTGGTGGCCCGAGGCATTGGAACGGCTGTCACGCTGATCAAGGACACCAGCACAAGTCAGCCAAACAGTGCGGATGTGGCTCTAATCGAAGA ACTGACACAAAAGTATCTAGACTTCCTCAACTGTGCGGGGGCGAGCAGCTCAAGTTTGCCTCTCTCCGGCCGCACTCCCCAATATCGTCTCAATATCTATAGGGAACCCAGCTCGTCGGCGCCCTCGtctgcagcagcggcggcagcagcaacaatgttTTACTTGGAAAGTGCCAGCAGCGACACCGAGGATGCGGAACTAATGCAGAATCTCATTAAGCAAGAGGACGAGCGTGGCGATCGCATTCGCGAGAAAAAACTACGACACCGTATGCGCCGTCTAACGCTCTCTTCGAGTAAGATTTTCAGTCAGAAATACGCCACGCTTATCCGGCGGATTGAGCCGAAGATACCGGAGAATGCTACACAGTCGTTGAGCAGCATCTTTGGCGGGGCCACTGCAGCCACCTCGAGTTTTAGGCGGCGACGCAAGTCTCGTTTCGCGGCATCGACATCCAAATCCTCAATTCCTCCTTTTATAACCAGATCCATTAGTAGCGATTCGAACGTCCGTCCTGGTCACATGCCCGTCAAGAGTTTCCTCACCGTGCCCGGGTTGATGGAGTACCAAGAGAACACCCGTTCGGCACCTGATTTGCCTGGGGATGAGTTTCAAGCCAGGACACGACCAACATCCAATTACTCAACTGAATCAGAAGACTCTCTGCAGTTGGATCTCGAAATAGGGCCGCCTGAGAGCAATGGCGAAGACTCCCCGGAAGAGGAGGAAGATCTACAAGATAATTGGATTAAGCCGGGAGAGACTCGAAGCTGCGAGAACAGCCAGCAGGATTTGGGTCCTAGCCACCACAATCTGCTCGACGACCTCAAAGGCTTCTCACGTCGCCTGCAAAAGTTGATGCATCTGAGCCCCAAGTGCAGCGAATTAGAGAATAGACCAAAGCATCCGTTTGTGCCCTCGCTGGAACGCAAGCCATATTACAGCTCACAACCGGAGTTGCCCAGCTGCTCCAATGATTGGCTGGGATCCAACCTCAGCGGATCCTCGTCCATGCTGCAGTTGAACTTTCTCCCCAGTTACGAGAAGACCATGCAACGCAGTGCGTCGTTGAATCATCTAGTGGCACCCGATAATGACACTCCAGTTCCACCCAAGACGCTGCTGCTGAAGGCGCCCGAGCTGCGCGTCTGCCCCTCTACACCCACTCCCACCCAGTCCAATCTAGTCGTCTTCGATTACAATAACTCCCCTTGCCTTACCCAATTAGATCAATCTGTAAATATCTCTAATAGTACTAACCATAGTAACCACAATAATGAATCATCAttgcttgctccatttgccattcgacaacaacaaccaccacTACGCGTAATTAGATCCAGCTCCGAGCTCCAACAGCAACCCTGTTCCATAGGAGCAGCCGCAAGCACTGGACCGTCCAATATACCCACAACGGTGGAGGGTAGCAGTCCCAATTTGAAACGCTTCGCCTCGCCGGTGAGCAACAGTCGTCTAAAGTTGACGCCTAGTCCCTCGAAAAGCGGCATTTCGGCGACAACGAATGCGGATAGCGCATCCACTTCTACCGCCTCGACGGCCACAACAATGGTGCCGGCCACCGTCGGCGAGATCTGCCGCAGATCGTCCGACTCCGACCTTAGTGTCACGCCCAAAG GAAACTCCATATGTGTGGCTAGTGAGCGTCTGGTGGCCGCCACGGCGATGATGCGTTTAACGCAGCCGTCGGTGGGAGCCAAACCTGGAACGGCGGCCGACAGTCTGGATATGTTGGAGTATCCCTTCCTGACCATGACAAAATACCCAACGGGATTCATACTTCATTTGGGCGCAACGGTGGCGGCACGTTCCGTCAAACTGCTGGAGCGTGTGCCCAATCCGGATGAGCCGGAAGTACGAGACAGCTGGTGGACGGAGCTGCGAATGGAGATCCGATCGCATGCCCGATCCCTGGGCTGTAATGTGGTGCTAGGTTATGCCGAAACCACCACCATATC TGACGATGTCTGCGTTTTATCTGCCACTGGAACGGCGGCAGTGATTAACATGGTGTTCAATCGATCTGTATCGCAAACCGATATCTTTACCATGTCAAAAGCAACCGCCAGCGTTGCGGCCATGACGAATTCCGTGGAGGACGGAAATGGAAGCACCGCCGGGGATACGAGCATTGGCAAGGACAGCGGTTCCCTGGGCACCGGCAACAGTTCGGGAGGTAAACGCTATGGACTTCCCCCGCTCAATGGACCCCGGAATGCCTGTGCCATCTGCCACATACCCTACAACCTAAGTTCGGTGCCTTTCAATGTGAAGATGAAGAAGTGTGCGGTGTGCCGCAAGGGAAGAGTTCCGGATGTACTGCTCGCCACGCTGGAAGTGCCCGAGTTTATGCAGGTTACCGGAAGGGGTTGCTTCATGCAGGCCCAAGTGGTGCGCGCCAAAAGAGATCTGCGCGCGGAGCTGAACGCCAAAGAAATATCGGATGGTCTACCCTTCTTGGAGTACGAACTTCATCGAGTGCTGATTAACAAGCTGAAGGCCAAGGGCATGAATGCCATTTTCGGACTACGCACACAAGTTGCCATTGGCGAGCGTATGATAGCGTTGATAGCCACGGGAACGGCTCTATTTCTCACAGCTTTACCGGTGCCGCAGGTACCAAAGATCGTGGCAGGCAACTCGTGGACCGACAAGCAAAAGCTTAATGAGTTGCAGAAGAAATTACAAGAAACGTTTGAACGCAACCAGGAGATATACCAGCTGAAAAGCTTGGATCCGGATTTGGTAGCCAATGCCGGAGGAGTACCAACCACAGGCGCCTCTGGCGATAAACAATCGGATACAGACGACTCTGATGAAGAGGAGATGAACGAGATCGATCTGAACTGTGGCAACAAGGAGTTGTGTGTCCTGGAAGTGGACGATATAGAAGACTTGGAAATCATATCGCTATTAATGGAGCCATATCCGCCGGAAGGCTTCCATGTGGTCAATACGCAGCAGGTGCCGGGAATGCTGGAAATGGATACAGTCAAGAATCTGCAGATGTTCACCCAAGTGTGGCGCGCTCGACTCGAGGTGGGCCAAAGTGTAAACGGATTTCCCAAACACTTTCAGAG ACTGTTGCAGACCATTTACTTCAAGCTACGCACCATGATACCCTGTGCTATTTGCGATCTTCGTTTCCGACTAGATCTGCCAGAGACG GATCAAATTCAATTGCTAGTCACTGGCATGGCTATGGGCTTGAGCGATGCCAACAGAATGAAGTACCGCGGACGTGGACGACCggctcagcagcagcagcagcagcagcagcagcagcagcagcagcagccggcACCTCAACAGCAGAACGGATTTCATGATGGCACAGTGCACGCCACACAATCCCAGCCAGAGTTACACGGAAAACGAATGCTGCAAGAGGAGGATTACATATTTCCGTTGGACGAGGATCAGATGGTGGACACACCCACGCCGACCAGCACCGCTATTCCGCCATTCGGAATGAGCTCATTTAAAATGCGAAAAACTTCGCCATCGCGTCTTAACAACCTCGTTTCGGGATTGCCTTCAACCGGAGTCAAGCCGTTGAACGTTGGATCGGTTCCACGTAGCCGTTAT TTTCCTCTGCGCGATCGTTATGGAGTGGATGTGACACCACTGAGTTTCATACCCGGTGGTCGTATAGATAAATATTTGGGCAACCTGAACTTCTTCTTTATTCGGGAGAGCACCTCGATCCGGGAAAATGGCGGCATCAGCGGATTTGTCCATGGCTTTATTACCGAACTGCTGGCTGTAGTGAGGGCTCACATCGCTTCGCTAGGCGGAAATGCTATGGTCTCTTTTTACATCACCGAACTCATGTTGTTCGATAATCAGCACAAAAATCAG GGCCAGTGCCTGATTAGCATCGGTGGCGATGCTGTCTATGTGAGCTACCATGCCGATGACTGA